A single region of the Verrucomicrobiia bacterium genome encodes:
- a CDS encoding secretion system protein E, translating into MKSFGERIADTLLADGLLTQEQLTEALELQKKQGGRLLKLLIEKQLVTDQDMMVSMGRCLGASPITLSKMRVPQDVIDLIPKELAQTYKMVAVARLGKRLFVAMADPLNVLALDDLRRMRANLQIVPLISTEKAVVDFLNNAQTQVSGGIDAILKDVDVSDVELAKEGQEEINLDQLVESSEEGPVIKL; encoded by the coding sequence ATGAAATCATTCGGGGAAAGAATAGCCGATACGCTGCTCGCCGATGGGTTGCTGACACAAGAGCAACTGACCGAGGCACTTGAACTGCAGAAAAAGCAGGGCGGCCGCCTCCTTAAGCTGCTGATCGAGAAGCAACTCGTCACCGATCAGGACATGATGGTCAGCATGGGCCGCTGCCTCGGCGCGTCACCCATCACGTTGTCCAAGATGCGCGTCCCGCAGGACGTCATTGATCTCATCCCGAAGGAGCTCGCACAAACCTACAAAATGGTTGCCGTCGCCCGCCTCGGCAAAAGGCTGTTTGTGGCGATGGCGGACCCGTTGAATGTGCTGGCGCTCGATGATCTGCGCCGCATGCGCGCCAATCTGCAGATCGTTCCGCTAATCAGCACCGAAAAGGCTGTTGTCGATTTCCTCAACAACGCACAGACACAAGTCAGCGGCGGTATTGATGCGATTCTGAAGGACGTCGACGTCTCCGACGTCGAGCTGGCAAAAGAAGGCCAGGAGGAAATCAACCTCGACCAACTCGTGGAAAGCAGCGAGGAAGGCCCGGTTATCAAGCT